From one Catellatospora sp. IY07-71 genomic stretch:
- a CDS encoding LuxR family transcriptional regulator: protein MDPLESPVPHGRDSALLSLVSVLDGARAGQGGALLLRGEPGLGKTMLLAYAAGHAPDFLVLASRGVEPEAALPWAGLHRLLRPVAHRLPELPPGQAAALREVLDGEVDDGAGCRLPAALLALLDLLAQDIPVLVCVDDVDLLDQPSREALAFAARRLGDAAPSAARRGDDSVTMPRPEARTTPDTRRGGAVVLLAMRDDDELPPPGLPVLLLSPLDETACAAVVDDVAPVAVAEGVRLRLAAAAGGNPQAAAELVAALDDDQLRGVRPLPDPLPPSPGLRRAHLRRVLALPEQTRRLLLIAAAEADMDANLLVRAADAAGIEVAALEPAERAGLLRVGASGVEFRHPLVPAAIYHAAPLAGRRAAHALLAGVLDPGRHPVRRAWHRAAAGLATDHELAAELETAAAAARGRGGYAVASAAYERAAELSTGDDGAKARLLAAAARDAWHAGRSVRARDLLDRALPVAPGAAARGELELLRGDIDLRDGRAADAYEALLAAAQRLIPVDPELAIRAMMRAGEAGVYAGDHGRFVQVAAQAAALRVPGRSAQATVMLDYLDALSAIFTGRFDAALRPLRAVLDGAPRFDDPSALIWASIAAMILGDNAQGRVMAGRAVAAARGRGAVTMVPKALEFSAYAEFWTGRHAAATANALEGLRAATETGQGNVACHHLAALALLDAIHGDEETCRLRARTALDRAGLNGLGLPAALSTWALAFLDLSLGRHADAAGRLRGLARAGPGQGHMAVAALSVPTYVEAAVRTGAADAARAAFGTFERWAHSTSSPDNLALAARCRALLSEGAQAEEHFRDALELHAAGDRAFERARTELLYGSLLRRLRRRTQARTELRSALESFERLHADRWAQWTRAELRATGESARPRAEVTDGELTPQQRQIARHAAQGATNREIAEQLFLSPRTVEHHLGNIFAKLGIRSRVELTKLLP, encoded by the coding sequence GTGGACCCGCTGGAGAGCCCCGTGCCGCACGGCCGCGACAGCGCGCTGCTGTCGCTGGTGTCCGTGCTGGACGGTGCGCGCGCCGGGCAGGGCGGCGCGCTGCTGCTCCGCGGCGAGCCGGGTCTCGGCAAGACCATGCTGCTGGCGTACGCCGCCGGCCACGCACCCGATTTCCTGGTCCTGGCATCACGCGGCGTGGAACCGGAGGCGGCGCTGCCCTGGGCCGGTCTGCACCGACTGCTCCGTCCTGTCGCGCACCGCCTGCCCGAGCTGCCGCCGGGCCAGGCCGCGGCTCTGCGCGAGGTGCTCGACGGCGAGGTGGACGACGGCGCGGGCTGCCGCCTGCCCGCCGCGCTGCTCGCCCTGCTGGACCTGCTCGCCCAGGACATCCCGGTGCTGGTCTGTGTCGACGACGTGGACCTGCTCGACCAGCCGTCCCGCGAAGCGCTCGCCTTCGCGGCACGCCGCCTGGGGGACGCCGCGCCGTCGGCCGCACGGCGGGGCGACGATTCGGTGACCATGCCCCGGCCTGAGGCGCGCACCACTCCGGACACCCGTCGTGGTGGGGCCGTCGTGCTGCTGGCGATGCGGGACGACGACGAGCTGCCGCCGCCCGGCCTGCCCGTGCTGCTGCTGTCCCCGCTGGACGAGACCGCGTGCGCAGCGGTGGTCGACGACGTGGCGCCGGTCGCGGTCGCCGAGGGGGTACGCCTGCGCCTGGCCGCGGCCGCCGGGGGCAACCCGCAGGCTGCGGCCGAACTCGTCGCGGCACTCGACGACGACCAGCTGCGCGGGGTACGCCCGCTGCCCGACCCGCTGCCGCCCAGCCCCGGCCTGCGCCGCGCCCACCTGCGCCGGGTGCTCGCGCTGCCCGAGCAGACCAGGCGGCTGCTGCTCATCGCCGCAGCCGAGGCGGACATGGACGCGAACCTGCTGGTCCGGGCCGCCGACGCGGCCGGGATCGAGGTGGCCGCCCTGGAACCGGCCGAACGCGCCGGGCTGCTGCGGGTCGGCGCGAGCGGGGTCGAGTTCCGGCACCCGCTGGTGCCCGCCGCGATCTACCACGCCGCGCCGCTGGCCGGCCGCCGCGCCGCCCATGCGCTGCTCGCGGGGGTGCTCGACCCCGGGCGGCATCCCGTGCGCCGGGCCTGGCACCGGGCCGCGGCCGGGCTCGCCACCGACCACGAGCTGGCCGCGGAGCTGGAGACGGCGGCCGCCGCGGCCCGCGGGCGGGGCGGCTACGCGGTGGCGTCGGCGGCGTACGAGCGGGCCGCCGAGCTGAGCACCGGCGACGACGGCGCCAAGGCACGGCTGCTCGCCGCGGCGGCCCGCGACGCCTGGCACGCGGGCCGCTCGGTGCGCGCCCGTGACCTGCTCGACCGAGCGCTGCCGGTGGCCCCGGGCGCGGCGGCGCGCGGCGAGCTGGAGCTGCTGCGCGGCGACATCGACCTGCGCGACGGGCGGGCCGCCGACGCGTACGAGGCGCTGCTCGCCGCCGCCCAGCGGCTCATCCCGGTGGACCCGGAGCTGGCCATCCGGGCCATGATGCGGGCCGGGGAGGCGGGCGTCTACGCCGGGGATCACGGCCGGTTCGTGCAGGTGGCGGCGCAGGCGGCGGCGCTGCGGGTGCCGGGCCGCTCGGCGCAGGCCACGGTGATGCTGGACTACCTGGACGCGCTGTCGGCGATCTTCACGGGCCGGTTCGACGCCGCGCTGCGCCCGCTGCGCGCGGTGCTGGACGGCGCGCCGCGCTTCGACGACCCGTCCGCGCTGATCTGGGCCAGCATCGCCGCGATGATCCTGGGCGACAACGCGCAGGGCCGGGTGATGGCCGGCCGCGCGGTGGCGGCGGCGCGCGGCCGCGGCGCGGTGACCATGGTGCCCAAGGCGCTGGAGTTCAGCGCGTACGCCGAATTCTGGACCGGACGGCACGCCGCCGCCACCGCCAACGCACTGGAGGGGCTGCGCGCGGCCACCGAGACCGGCCAGGGCAACGTGGCCTGCCACCACCTGGCCGCGCTGGCCCTGCTCGACGCGATCCACGGCGACGAGGAGACCTGCCGCCTGCGGGCGCGCACCGCGCTGGACCGGGCCGGGCTCAACGGGCTCGGCCTGCCCGCCGCGCTGAGCACCTGGGCGCTGGCGTTCCTCGATCTGTCCCTGGGCCGGCACGCCGACGCCGCCGGGCGGCTGCGCGGCCTGGCCCGTGCCGGGCCCGGCCAGGGGCACATGGCGGTCGCGGCGCTGTCGGTGCCGACGTACGTCGAGGCGGCGGTGCGCACCGGGGCCGCCGACGCGGCTCGGGCCGCCTTCGGCACGTTCGAGCGCTGGGCGCACAGCACCAGCAGCCCCGACAACCTGGCGCTGGCCGCCCGCTGCCGGGCCCTGCTCAGCGAGGGCGCCCAGGCCGAGGAGCACTTCCGCGACGCGCTGGAACTGCACGCCGCGGGCGACCGCGCGTTCGAGCGCGCGCGCACCGAGCTGCTCTACGGCTCGCTGCTGCGCCGCCTGCGCCGCCGTACCCAGGCCCGCACCGAGCTGCGCAGCGCCCTGGAGTCGTTCGAGCGCCTGCACGCCGACCGCTGGGCCCAGTGGACCCGCGCCGAACTACGCGCCACCGGCGAATCCGCGCGCCCCCGCGCCGAGGTCACCGACGGCGAGCTGACCCCTCAGCAGCGCCAGATCGCCCGCCACGCCGCCCAGGGCGCCACCAACCGCGAGATCGCCGAACAGCTCTTCCTCAGCCCCCGCACCGTCGAACACCACCTCGGCAACATCTTCGCCAAGCTCGGCATCCGCTCCCGCGTGGAACTCACCAAACTCCTCCCGTAA
- a CDS encoding glycoside hydrolase family 15 protein, producing the protein MSGVPIADHALLSDCHTAALVTRDGSVDWLCCPRFDSPSVFGRLLDDDAGHWSIAPVGPYTATRRYLDQTLVLETTFHTPDGTLALTDALALGHNGEKHGHDLGRGVPHLMIRGVNCRGGEVPVRLSYHPRPEYGLLRPLLSPLEGGLTARGGAERLTLSSPVPLSYLNCDADAEFTLRVGDELWFALQRSTLQQEAPRVWSQEEIANWLAVTVDAWRVWSKLHQNYDGPWHELVGHSGRVLQGLTFKPSGAIIAAPTTSLPEEIGGVRNWDYRYSWVRDASFTLKALWVAACPDEAADFFAYMTTAAAGAIGPDTPLQIMFGVGGEHDLSERTLPHLRGWRDSAPVRVGNGAWNQQQIDVYGELLSAAHRLEEKLTGIDADTRRFLVALADAAVVRCDEPDHGIWEIRGQPQHFVYSKLMCWVALDRAIALAGVLQAEDRVPGWAAARAEVRERILREGWSEQAGAYTQSFGSTALDASCLMMAIVGFLPADEPRMLATIEAIADRLTDDRGLVYRYRTESGVDGLAGGEGTFLLCTFWLAEALALAGRVNRAAEVFERAAAYANDIGLLSEEIDPATGEMLGNFPQAFSHIGLINAAWAVSQARHRAAL; encoded by the coding sequence ATGAGCGGGGTGCCGATCGCGGATCATGCGCTGCTGTCGGACTGCCATACGGCGGCGCTGGTCACCCGGGACGGCTCGGTGGACTGGCTGTGCTGCCCGCGCTTCGACAGCCCGTCGGTGTTCGGGCGGCTGCTGGACGACGACGCCGGGCACTGGTCCATCGCCCCGGTCGGCCCCTACACCGCCACCCGGCGCTACCTGGACCAGACGCTCGTCCTGGAGACCACGTTCCACACCCCGGACGGCACGCTCGCGCTCACCGACGCCCTCGCGCTGGGGCACAACGGCGAGAAGCACGGCCACGACCTGGGCCGGGGCGTGCCGCACCTGATGATCCGGGGTGTGAACTGCCGTGGCGGCGAGGTCCCGGTGCGCCTGTCCTACCACCCGCGCCCCGAGTACGGCCTGCTGCGGCCGCTGCTGTCGCCGCTGGAGGGCGGGCTCACCGCGCGCGGCGGCGCGGAACGGCTGACGCTGTCCAGCCCGGTGCCGCTCAGCTACCTCAACTGCGACGCCGACGCCGAGTTCACGCTGCGGGTCGGGGACGAGCTGTGGTTCGCGCTGCAGCGCTCGACGCTGCAGCAGGAGGCGCCCAGGGTCTGGAGCCAGGAGGAGATCGCGAACTGGCTGGCGGTCACCGTGGACGCCTGGCGGGTGTGGTCGAAGCTGCACCAGAACTACGACGGCCCGTGGCACGAGCTGGTGGGCCACAGCGGCCGGGTGCTGCAGGGGCTGACCTTCAAGCCCAGCGGCGCGATCATCGCGGCGCCGACCACGTCGCTGCCCGAGGAGATCGGCGGCGTGCGTAACTGGGACTACCGCTACTCGTGGGTGCGCGACGCGAGCTTCACCCTGAAGGCGCTTTGGGTCGCCGCCTGCCCGGACGAGGCCGCCGACTTCTTCGCGTACATGACCACCGCGGCGGCGGGCGCGATCGGCCCGGACACCCCGCTGCAGATCATGTTCGGGGTGGGCGGCGAGCACGACCTGTCCGAGCGGACCCTGCCGCACCTGCGCGGGTGGCGCGACAGCGCGCCGGTGCGGGTCGGCAACGGCGCGTGGAACCAGCAACAGATCGACGTGTACGGCGAGCTGCTCAGCGCCGCCCACCGGCTGGAGGAGAAGCTCACCGGCATCGACGCGGACACCCGGCGCTTCCTGGTGGCGCTGGCTGACGCGGCGGTGGTGCGCTGCGACGAGCCCGACCACGGCATCTGGGAGATCCGGGGGCAGCCGCAGCACTTCGTGTACTCGAAACTGATGTGCTGGGTGGCGCTGGACCGCGCGATCGCGCTGGCCGGGGTGCTCCAGGCGGAGGACCGGGTGCCGGGCTGGGCGGCGGCCCGCGCCGAGGTGCGCGAACGGATCCTGCGCGAGGGCTGGAGCGAGCAGGCGGGCGCGTACACGCAGTCCTTCGGCTCGACCGCGCTGGACGCGTCCTGCCTGATGATGGCGATCGTGGGTTTCCTGCCCGCCGACGAGCCGCGCATGCTCGCCACCATCGAGGCGATCGCCGACCGCCTCACCGACGACCGCGGCCTGGTGTACCGCTACCGCACCGAGAGCGGCGTGGACGGGCTGGCCGGCGGCGAGGGCACCTTCCTGCTGTGCACGTTCTGGCTGGCCGAGGCGCTGGCCCTGGCGGGCCGGGTGAACCGGGCGGCCGAGGTGTTCGAGCGCGCCGCCGCGTACGCCAACGACATCGGCCTGCTCTCGGAGGAGATCGACCCGGCCACCGGCGAGATGCTCGGCAACTTCCCGCAGGCCTTCAGCCACATCGGCCTGATCAACGCCGCCTGGGCCGTCTCCCAGGCCCGCCACCGCGCCGCCCTCTGA
- a CDS encoding ankyrin repeat domain-containing protein — protein sequence MTESAELSTWHRVRRFAVPGRMIAEATARREAGDWQGACAAARVDTDVDLAAVRARHGTETAERIAGELSAFAPDLLRWHLPRALGGRTSLATGVTFTLAPRVERVTPDTVALQVELPKTVDGSQRLRLTVVQLRDLAPLELPGYLWDAGEAAGLRQAYGGSASRLPFLTADGTPVPVDAYAAAVGDDLPARAERAAARQAAGDLAGAWREAGMDLDETLPDARYSYYQVTRELVLAKRLHLIALAPAARELARRHRAENVLLSADWRVGFLFTPDGDTMRVRMTGDNHLRSDTRSLAEPVHRVPPDLELLRAGLLTPAELHPLVRAALFPEAAPEPAAPRRPGFGPVRVRCRGDWHRVDNSGGRLVPLDHTAEEVQREQTLRALGGKVAGCFAAEQGWHDGKTRLPRELQAQRRELMQTILHGDTDTLLELLDAGLDPFVRDGRGSTLLHLLRCLDHERLLPRLLAAGLPVDARDHRQRTPLHVAVGWVGTPSLVRALLEAGADPAAEDDNGTSVAELIEYKAMDYYEGSEDDEPNPDLALIKKYVDERIQA from the coding sequence ATGACCGAGTCCGCCGAACTGTCCACCTGGCACCGGGTACGCCGCTTCGCGGTGCCCGGCCGGATGATCGCCGAGGCCACCGCGCGGCGCGAGGCCGGTGACTGGCAGGGAGCCTGTGCCGCCGCCCGCGTCGACACCGACGTGGACCTCGCGGCCGTCCGCGCCCGGCACGGCACCGAGACGGCCGAGCGCATCGCCGGCGAGCTGTCCGCGTTCGCCCCCGACCTGCTGCGCTGGCACCTGCCCCGGGCGCTGGGCGGGCGCACGAGCCTCGCCACCGGGGTGACGTTCACGCTCGCGCCGCGCGTCGAGCGGGTCACCCCCGACACCGTGGCGCTGCAGGTCGAGCTGCCCAAGACGGTGGACGGCTCGCAGCGGCTGCGGCTGACGGTCGTGCAGCTGCGCGACCTGGCCCCGCTCGAACTGCCGGGCTACCTGTGGGACGCCGGCGAGGCGGCGGGGCTGCGGCAGGCGTACGGCGGCAGCGCATCCCGGCTGCCCTTCCTCACCGCGGACGGGACACCGGTGCCGGTGGACGCCTACGCCGCCGCCGTCGGCGACGACCTGCCCGCCCGCGCCGAGCGGGCCGCGGCGCGGCAGGCCGCGGGCGATCTGGCCGGGGCGTGGCGCGAGGCCGGGATGGACCTGGACGAGACGCTGCCGGATGCGCGCTACAGCTACTACCAGGTCACCCGGGAGCTGGTGCTGGCCAAGCGGCTGCACCTGATCGCGCTGGCTCCGGCGGCCCGCGAGCTCGCCCGGCGCCACCGCGCCGAGAACGTGCTGCTCTCCGCGGACTGGCGGGTCGGATTCCTGTTCACCCCGGACGGCGACACCATGCGGGTCCGGATGACCGGCGACAACCACCTCCGGTCGGACACCCGTTCGCTGGCCGAGCCCGTCCACCGCGTACCCCCGGATCTGGAGCTGCTGCGCGCGGGGCTGCTCACGCCCGCCGAGCTGCACCCGCTGGTCCGTGCGGCGCTGTTTCCCGAGGCCGCGCCCGAGCCGGCCGCACCGCGCCGCCCGGGGTTCGGGCCGGTGCGGGTGCGCTGCCGGGGCGACTGGCACCGGGTCGACAACAGCGGCGGGCGGCTGGTGCCGCTGGACCACACCGCCGAAGAGGTGCAGCGCGAGCAGACGCTGCGCGCGCTGGGCGGCAAGGTGGCCGGCTGCTTCGCCGCCGAGCAGGGCTGGCACGACGGGAAGACCCGGCTGCCGCGTGAGCTGCAGGCGCAGCGCCGCGAGCTGATGCAGACCATCCTGCACGGCGACACGGACACGCTGCTGGAGCTGCTCGACGCGGGGCTGGACCCGTTCGTGCGCGACGGCCGCGGCTCGACGCTGCTGCACCTGCTGCGCTGCCTCGACCACGAGCGGCTGCTGCCCCGGCTGCTGGCGGCGGGCCTGCCGGTCGACGCCCGCGACCACCGGCAGCGCACCCCGCTGCACGTCGCCGTCGGCTGGGTGGGCACGCCGTCGCTGGTGCGGGCGCTGCTGGAGGCGGGCGCCGACCCGGCGGCCGAGGACGACAACGGCACCTCGGTCGCCGAGCTGATCGAGTACAAGGCCATGGACTACTACGAGGGCTCCGAGGACGACGAGCCCAACCCGGACCTGGCCCTGATCAAGAAGTACGTGGACGAACGGATCCAGGCATGA
- a CDS encoding triacylglycerol lipase, producing the protein MRKTAGLLSVLAAVAAMLVTTPSAAQAADRDPVVFVHGYKGGAWNWNDMIADFKADGWPANRLFAFSYDVFQSNKTTAAQLRSYVDSVRAQTGAAKVDIVAHSMGSLNSRWYLKFNGGTSYVDRWVSLGGPNHGTNLTPVCSWLITSCAEMAPDSSFLRDLNATDETPGAVRYQTYWSSCDEFINPDSSTILSGAANTGVGCIEHAWLLVSDPVSQQVRTLLKS; encoded by the coding sequence ATGCGAAAGACAGCCGGCCTGCTCAGCGTCCTCGCCGCGGTCGCCGCCATGCTCGTGACCACCCCGTCCGCGGCCCAGGCCGCCGACCGCGACCCCGTGGTCTTCGTGCACGGCTACAAGGGCGGGGCCTGGAACTGGAACGACATGATCGCCGACTTCAAGGCCGACGGGTGGCCCGCCAACCGCCTGTTCGCGTTCTCGTACGACGTGTTCCAGTCGAACAAGACCACCGCGGCGCAGCTGCGCAGCTACGTCGACTCGGTGCGCGCGCAGACCGGCGCGGCGAAGGTCGACATCGTCGCCCACTCCATGGGCAGCCTCAACTCACGCTGGTATCTCAAGTTCAACGGCGGGACGTCGTACGTGGACAGATGGGTGTCGCTGGGCGGGCCCAACCACGGCACCAACCTGACACCCGTGTGCTCGTGGCTGATCACGTCGTGTGCGGAGATGGCGCCGGACAGCTCGTTCCTGCGCGACCTCAACGCCACTGACGAGACGCCCGGCGCGGTGCGCTACCAGACCTACTGGTCCAGCTGCGACGAGTTCATCAACCCCGACTCCAGCACGATCCTGTCCGGCGCGGCCAACACCGGCGTCGGCTGCATCGAGCACGCCTGGCTCCTGGTCAGCGACCCCGTCTCCCAGCAGGTCCGCACCCTGCTCAAATCCTGA
- a CDS encoding VWA-like domain-containing protein — MTAVPDRPAGGEVPLDRTKLLAARFRAAGERPYLASALYSLTIVPSDRVPTMGVDRHWRCYVSARFVAETPVEQLAGVWIHEVAHLLRDHHGRADRLTAEQRADHHRLNIAQDCEINDDLIADGLPLPEGRLEPSRYGLPTGGLFEQYLASIPPTPRCRGVCGAGGKGQGGQNGEPCDCPPVECGSGAHGHQRPWEQDGAGPAAVRGVEADAIRRQTAQAMRAHARSRGKVPAGWQRWAEQILEPTVDWRQALAGAVREAAAWAGGAVDYTYQRPSRRGAALPRVVLPSLRRPLPRVAIVIDTSGSMSDDDLAAVLAEVGGVLRAVGVRGNRVAVLACDADVHAARRVSTVGEVVLAGGGGTDMRVGISAALAVPEPPHFVIVLTDGYTPWPASALSRTRIIAGLVGSDPPMPPSWIESIPISITSGKT, encoded by the coding sequence ATGACGGCCGTGCCGGACCGCCCGGCGGGCGGGGAGGTCCCGCTGGACCGGACGAAGCTGCTGGCGGCGCGCTTCCGGGCGGCGGGCGAGCGGCCGTACCTGGCCAGCGCGCTCTACAGCCTGACCATCGTGCCCAGCGACCGGGTGCCGACGATGGGCGTGGACCGGCACTGGCGCTGCTACGTCTCAGCGCGCTTCGTCGCGGAGACGCCCGTCGAGCAGCTCGCCGGGGTGTGGATCCACGAGGTGGCGCACCTGCTGCGCGACCATCATGGCCGGGCCGACCGGCTCACCGCCGAGCAGCGCGCCGACCACCACCGGCTCAACATCGCGCAGGACTGCGAGATCAACGACGACCTGATCGCGGACGGCCTGCCGCTGCCCGAGGGCCGGCTGGAGCCGTCCCGGTACGGCCTGCCCACCGGCGGCCTGTTCGAGCAGTACCTGGCGTCGATCCCGCCGACCCCGCGCTGCCGCGGCGTGTGCGGCGCGGGTGGGAAGGGTCAGGGCGGGCAGAACGGCGAGCCGTGCGACTGCCCGCCGGTGGAGTGCGGGTCCGGCGCGCACGGGCATCAGCGGCCGTGGGAACAGGACGGCGCAGGCCCGGCCGCGGTGCGCGGCGTGGAGGCCGACGCGATCCGGCGGCAGACCGCGCAGGCGATGCGCGCCCACGCGCGCAGCCGGGGCAAGGTGCCCGCGGGCTGGCAGCGCTGGGCCGAGCAGATCCTCGAACCGACGGTCGACTGGCGGCAGGCGCTGGCGGGGGCGGTGCGCGAGGCGGCGGCCTGGGCGGGCGGCGCGGTGGACTACACGTACCAGCGGCCCTCCCGCCGGGGTGCGGCGCTGCCCCGGGTGGTGCTGCCGAGCCTGCGCCGCCCGCTGCCCCGGGTCGCCATCGTGATCGACACGTCCGGCTCGATGTCCGACGACGACCTGGCCGCGGTGCTGGCCGAGGTGGGCGGCGTGCTGCGGGCGGTGGGCGTACGCGGCAACCGCGTCGCGGTGCTGGCCTGCGACGCCGACGTGCACGCGGCGCGGCGGGTGTCCACGGTCGGCGAGGTGGTGCTGGCGGGCGGCGGGGGCACCGACATGCGGGTCGGCATCAGCGCCGCGCTGGCCGTGCCGGAGCCGCCGCACTTCGTCATCGTGCTGACCGACGGGTACACCCCGTGGCCGGCGTCGGCGCTCTCCCGTACCCGCATCATCGCAGGTCTGGTGGGGTCTGACCCGCCGATGCCACCGTCCTGGATCGAGTCGATCCCGATCTCGATCACTTCCGGCAAAACGTGA
- a CDS encoding class F sortase: MATTPPEGAPGRGRHRAGGRRAGRLGLLAVATAGLAGTGLLAAAFLVAPAGPPQPSLENSARYQLTDPDRRPDARGVRPLDRSAPVRVTIPSIKLDAVVVTVGTNADGSLQVPELRHADLAGWYRYGPSPGERGNAVIVGHVDTRASGPAVFFELGALKPGAKIEVSRLDGSVAVFSVDVVKSFPKDEFPATRIYGSTDDMGLRLVTCGPPYDPADRNYLNNVVVFASLVKTRAKTA; the protein is encoded by the coding sequence GTGGCCACCACGCCGCCTGAGGGCGCACCCGGCCGGGGCCGCCACCGCGCCGGGGGGCGCCGCGCGGGCCGCCTGGGCCTGCTCGCCGTCGCCACCGCCGGGCTGGCCGGGACCGGCCTGCTCGCCGCCGCGTTCCTCGTGGCACCGGCCGGGCCGCCCCAGCCCAGCCTGGAGAACTCGGCCCGCTACCAGCTCACCGACCCGGACCGGCGCCCCGACGCGCGCGGCGTGCGGCCGCTGGACCGCTCCGCGCCGGTCCGGGTGACGATCCCGTCGATCAAGCTGGACGCGGTCGTGGTCACCGTAGGCACCAACGCCGACGGCAGCCTCCAGGTCCCCGAGCTGCGCCACGCCGACCTGGCCGGCTGGTACCGCTACGGCCCCAGCCCCGGTGAGCGCGGCAACGCCGTCATCGTCGGCCACGTCGACACCCGCGCCAGCGGCCCTGCCGTCTTCTTCGAGCTGGGCGCACTCAAGCCCGGCGCGAAGATCGAGGTGTCCCGCCTGGACGGCTCCGTCGCCGTGTTCTCGGTGGACGTGGTCAAGTCCTTCCCCAAGGACGAGTTCCCCGCCACCCGCATCTACGGCAGCACCGACGACATGGGCCTGCGCCTGGTCACCTGCGGCCCGCCGTACGACCCGGCGGACCGCAACTACCTCAACAACGTCGTCGTCTTCGCCTCGCTGGTCAAGACCCGCGCGAAGACCGCCTGA
- a CDS encoding AAA family ATPase — protein sequence MTAPHDPLAAADELIAATRAWRSEPAADPRVEALALAVSANLPVLLWGEPGIGKSASLQQLAAGLGVPLETVIASVHEPSDFAGLPIVGDDPARDGVPMAPPDWAVRLARTGRGLLFFDELSSAPPAVQAALLRVVLERRIGSLELPPSIRIVAAANPPASAADGWHLSPPLANRFVHLHWTHDPRTVARGLAGTWPAIEVPTVHPSRMPGAVARARGTIAGFLTARPGLVHHLPADADSRGGAWPSPRSWEMALRLLAFHLATDTGRDALATALIGAVGDGAGLEISTYLEELDLPDPERVLADPDAFALPERGDRQLAFLTAVVAAVQGRTTQQRWDAGWVVLAKAVDAGVPDVAARAALDLAALRDTNWPVPPAIDAFVEVLSLSGMLPAAR from the coding sequence ATGACCGCACCGCACGACCCGCTGGCCGCCGCCGACGAGCTGATCGCGGCCACCCGCGCCTGGCGCAGCGAACCCGCCGCCGACCCGCGCGTGGAGGCGCTGGCGCTGGCCGTGTCGGCGAACCTGCCGGTGCTGCTGTGGGGCGAGCCGGGCATCGGCAAGTCCGCGTCGCTGCAGCAGCTGGCGGCCGGGCTGGGCGTGCCGCTCGAGACGGTCATCGCCAGCGTGCACGAGCCGTCCGACTTCGCCGGGCTGCCCATCGTCGGCGACGATCCGGCGCGCGACGGCGTGCCGATGGCGCCCCCGGACTGGGCCGTGCGCCTGGCCCGCACCGGCCGTGGCCTGCTGTTCTTCGACGAGCTGTCGTCGGCGCCGCCCGCGGTGCAGGCGGCGCTGCTGCGGGTGGTGCTGGAGCGGCGCATCGGCAGCCTGGAGCTGCCGCCGTCGATCCGCATCGTGGCCGCGGCGAACCCGCCCGCCAGCGCCGCCGACGGCTGGCACCTGAGCCCGCCGCTGGCCAACCGGTTCGTGCACCTGCACTGGACGCACGACCCGCGCACCGTCGCCCGGGGCCTGGCCGGGACCTGGCCCGCGATCGAGGTGCCCACGGTGCACCCGTCCCGGATGCCCGGTGCGGTGGCCCGCGCCCGGGGCACCATCGCCGGTTTCCTGACCGCCCGGCCCGGCCTGGTGCACCACCTGCCCGCCGACGCCGACAGCCGGGGCGGCGCCTGGCCGTCGCCGCGCAGCTGGGAGATGGCGCTGCGGCTGCTGGCGTTCCACCTCGCCACCGACACCGGCCGGGATGCGCTGGCCACCGCGCTCATCGGCGCGGTCGGCGACGGGGCGGGGCTGGAGATCAGCACGTACCTGGAGGAGCTGGACCTGCCCGACCCGGAGCGGGTGCTGGCCGATCCGGACGCGTTCGCGCTGCCCGAGCGCGGGGACCGGCAGCTCGCCTTCCTCACCGCCGTGGTCGCGGCCGTGCAGGGGCGGACCACGCAGCAGCGCTGGGACGCGGGCTGGGTGGTGCTGGCCAAGGCCGTCGACGCGGGCGTGCCCGACGTCGCCGCCCGCGCCGCGCTGGACCTGGCCGCGCTGCGCGACACGAACTGGCCGGTGCCGCCCGCGATCGACGCGTTCGTCGAGGTGCTGAGCCTGTCCGGGATGCTCCCGGCGGCGCGATGA